The nucleotide sequence GGCCTCACCGGGGACGGGCAGCGGATACGCCCCGGTGCTGGAGCTGAGGATATCCCCAGGCTCCCCACCCATCGAGGCCAAGCCAGGCTCCCGGGAGCTTGGTGACGCAGCGCCAGGGCAAGATGGCGTGGTGGCAGCAGCGACGGGATCAAAGAAGAAGCTGCCCTTCTACGAGCAACTGCTAGCCAGCCTGAAAAACCAGACCCAGAAGCAGAAAGGCACAAAGCCGCAGAGGCAGGGTCAGGCCCGGGAGGAAGCCAGCCCTCCCAAACCAGCCAAGGGTCACTGCCCGCTGGAGGGACCAATCACTTCAGCCAAGCCTCTGCTGCTCACCATCCCCCAgacccaggcccaggcccagacccagacccaggcGGAGCCGCCACAACCCTCACTCCTCCCATCCCCATCCTCCTTCCACTTTGAGGCGCCCCAGCAGACAGCCAAGGGAAAGTCCGATCCCAAAGTCCTTCAGCGGTTTCAGCCTCAGGCCCAGCAACAGCTCCCTGTCTTCCAGTTCCAGAGCGGTAATAGGAACGGAGCTCAAGAGCCGGCCCGGGCCTTCAGCCTCACCTCTGGGCCCGCTGGTGCAGCGGCCTCCAGCCTCCAACAACCCCAGGGACCCGGGACTGGGACCGGAATGGCACAGTCCTGGCTGAGGCAGCAGCAACAAGCCCAGGCCCGACCCTGCAGCAGGCCCCTGGCTTCAGCCCCTTCGCTATATTGTGGCTCCCTGCCACCACTACCCCCTGCACCACCCCAGCAACTTAGCCCCCAGCCGAGGGAGCTCGGGCAGCCCACCCCCGTCAGGCCACAGGTGCATAACGAGACCCCACCTCGCCCGCAAGCCCAGGTCCCACAACCTCAAGCCCCGTCCTCAAACCCCCTTCCTCCCCAGGCCACCAGCAACATCCAGCAGCAGCAGCTTACCGTACCACCCACTCCACCTCCAACCCCGGCCAAATTGGAATCCCCAAAACAAACCGCAGCCCAGGCCTCAGCGAGAGGCCTGCAGCCCACTGCCGGCTCCAAACCCCAGGCCCCATCCCCAGCGCAGGCCAAGCCTCCAAAACAGGAAGCCCCCGTACCACTCCCGATATCCTCACCGACACCCAAGGCTGCTGCTCCTGCTCCAGGCCAGTCCTCGGCCAAGGGCAAGCCACCAGCACAGGCCAAGGTTGGGAGGAAGGCCTCAGGCTCCTCACTCAGTCAGCTGCCTGTGCCACAACCCGCGCCTGTAGTGAGGCCCGAGCCCCTCAGAGTGCAGGCCGAGCCAGAACCGGACCCTGAGAGCAAGCAACCAGCGCAGAGGCCAACAGGACGCTGGTCGGCCTTTCAGATCGACAGGACGTGCAACAGGAAATGTCAGTGCCGACACCGAGAGGCCAAGGGGAGCTCACAGCTGCCCAGGAACATAACCCGCTGGTGAGTGAGCGAGTGTGACCACTTTGTTACCGCAGGCCACCCGACCTGGTGGCAGTGGGGGGGAGTAGGGTGGAAATGAGGTGGTGATCGCCCTGGCGCCAATACCAGGGCGGGGGTACCTAGGGTCAGCACACCCTTCACACCAACACCCAGAGGGAGCACCGTGACATCATCACCGGGGGAGGGGGTGCACCCTAACATCACCgccggggggaggggggaggactGTGACATCACCGCCGNNNNNNNNNNNNNNNNNNNNNNNNNNNNNNNNNNNNNNNNNNNNNNNNNTACACACTGACATCACCGCCGGGGGGAGAGGGGGTGCACCGTGACCTCACCGCCAGGGGGTGAGGGGGGTACACCCTAACATCAccgctggggggaggggggagcaccGTGACATCACCGccagggggaggggggagcaccCTAACATCATCACCAGGCGGGGGGAGGAGGTGCACCCTAACACCCCTCCAGGGGGAGGGGGGGCAGGGGGAGCAGGTTGACCATCCCAGCTCCAGGGGGAGCAAAGCAGGACAGAGGAGGaagaacatcaactctgctttctctctctacaaaagATGGCGCCAGCCCTGCCGAGTTCCACCAGCCATCCCAGTTActtgttgctggagaaactcggcagggctggcaGCGTTCTGTGCGGACGGGAAGCAGAGTCAATGCTGCAAGTCCAAGACGATTCTTCTTCAGAAGCGGAGAGCCGAAACGTTCGCTCAGTTTCAATCACAGGAGAAACTCAAAAAGAAACCTAGCAGATCTTTGTGTTTGTGAACCCCTGCTTTAGGGGCAGGACGAGGTGATTATTTGTTGAGGGAGCAACAGGAAGTTCACATCTCGAGTCTGATATGGCTTTTCTTCTGAAACTCCATCTGTACTACCAAGAAGAAGCCATTTTGAAGTTACTCAGGTCACAGTGCCCCAGCCAACCCAAAACACCCATCTCTCCAAGAACTCAAATCCCAAGCCCTGTGGCCAATTCAATACTAGAAGCCAGGGGCTCAGTTACCGACAAGGATAGCAACAAGGGAAGGGGATATCAGTCCATTGTTAACGGCTCTTAGGGGgcatgtggtgcagtggcagtgcccCTGCcgtctgagccagaaggtctgaGCTAAAGTCCCACCAGCTGCaggagtgtgtaataacatccctgcgcaggttgatttgaaaatacctCAATCCTGGCTCATCTCTATTTACCTGCACCCGCTCTATACCACACAGGACCCACGGAGAGAGTTGACGTTGTATCAGAGCTTTATTTCTCTGAAGTGATGCACACAGCGAGGGATGTCCACAGTCCCTTGCTCACTCTCACTCCAATTTGGATGTTTGCTATAGTTAGGGTCCTGGTATGTCACTGTGTTGAATCGAGCGCGCTGATGGAACTATGAagttgacaggcaggaggctggaggaacacagcaaagtcagacagcatcaggaggtggagaaatcaacatttcaggtgtaacccttcttcaggactcaagaagggttacaccccaaacgacgacttctccacctccaggtTCCTCCAGCCTGTTTGGATTCCAATACCTGCAGTTGTTCTATCTCTATAAAActatgaaagtggagttgcaggttgataggatagtgaaggcggtgtttggtatgctttcctttattggtcagagtattgagttgggaggtcatgttgcagctgtacaggacattggttaggccacttttggaatattgtgtgcaattctggtctccttcctatcggaaagatgttgtgaaagctgaaagggttcagaaaagatttacaaggatgttgccagggttggagggtttgagctatagggagaggctgaacaggctggggctgttttccctggagcatcggaggctgaggggtgaccttatagaggtttataaaattatgaggggcatggatggggtaaataggcaaaatcttttccctggggtcagggagtccagaactagagggcataggtttagggcgagaggggaaagataagaaagagacctaaggggcaaccttttcacacagagggtggtacgcgtatggagtgagctgccagatgaattagtggaggctggtacaattgcaacatttaagaagcatttaaacgggaagggtttggagggatatgggccgggtgctggcaggtgggactagattgggttgggatatctggtcagcatggacgggtaggaccaaagggtctatttctgtgctgtacatctctatgactgtgagtACATAGTCCCAGTTCCACACTTCGAGGGGCTGGGGTGGGATTAGCCGAAACACAAACAAGAGTTTGAAGCTTGCTGACAGGGTGCTGTGGGAAGAATTCTGCATCGCCAGAATGGTCTGCATTCCCTCCCTGTCATTTGGTTACCCAGCACAAGGTGGTGCATTGGCAATGTCGGCCAGCTAGAAATCTGGAGATTCTTTTTAACCTTCATGTTGTAGCACGTCTGGGGGCCGGCCGCGAGGACTTGAAGCTGGCTCAGacgtagggacactatcactgcaacaCAGAAGTCCTCGACTTGCTGTTCTGAGTCATTGTACCATAGCAACTGATTGGATTGAATTTGAATCCATCACATTGCAAGCAGAACCACCTGCCCCTGCTCTGCAGCTACATTTGTGCCCCGGTGTTTTTGGAGATGGGAGACAGTACACAGTGCCCATCGATTCTCAAGGCTTTtcgagagaggtgggcactgcaggggatacagtgctttaccTCCCACTCCAACTCCCTCCCTACTCCCCTCACTGTCAACGGTTTGCATTGGCCAGAACGGGTTCAGCTTGGACTCAGTTGGTGACGCAGTGTTTTTAACTGGTGGAGGTGGCTCCAGGCGGCCATCTTGGGACACCGTGATAGTGTCC is from Chiloscyllium plagiosum isolate BGI_BamShark_2017 chromosome 41, ASM401019v2, whole genome shotgun sequence and encodes:
- the LOC122542709 gene encoding nascent polypeptide-associated complex subunit alpha, muscle-specific form-like; its protein translation is MGNTHSEAPAQRDRELPPQTVEVHRKDREDEKTGRRSNLSSKEEQQRAAVSVTFGPACVTDTQPDRELTSPVSASGPRDTAAAILDQRVKPNQGKKRKIAKARKWTSGQATAQEAADKSMGERRQSSVGAHLPGAGDGRVMAIPALAPSHQAKEPPSQHQPQPSVGSREKANVAPSALGTTPQHGGHQEPGEGTAHSLPLPGRSTVTAKADSRAQFTCSLLAPQGKPAPGEGQAASEKELPVRSRAHPGPQEASMDAKAEGPGCMDNAQGGKGRPSETELCHFGGKVGERAAGQAGLPLRTPEPGRRECTRQQEAPVACPGEEGDAGLDGSKRGPDQGRVAAPRAYTPQLSAQPLHLERGAQPEELGLAGSRKPLPPGAKTAGSHRASPGTGSGYAPVLELRISPGSPPIEAKPGSRELGDAAPGQDGVVAAATGSKKKLPFYEQLLASLKNQTQKQKGTKPQRQGQAREEASPPKPAKGHCPLEGPITSAKPLLLTIPQTQAQAQTQTQAEPPQPSLLPSPSSFHFEAPQQTAKGKSDPKVLQRFQPQAQQQLPVFQFQSGNRNGAQEPARAFSLTSGPAGAAASSLQQPQGPGTGTGMAQSWLRQQQQAQARPCSRPLASAPSLYCGSLPPLPPAPPQQLSPQPRELGQPTPVRPQVHNETPPRPQAQVPQPQAPSSNPLPPQATSNIQQQQLTVPPTPPPTPAKLESPKQTAAQASARGLQPTAGSKPQAPSPAQAKPPKQEAPVPLPISSPTPKAAAPAPGQSSAKGKPPAQAKVGRKASGSSLSQLPVPQPAPVVRPEPLRVQAEPEPDPESKQPAQRPTGRWSAFQIDRTCNRKCQCRHREAKGSSQLPRNITRWTNSVKEPFCETPWVRTALLAGSLVAGTKFCMDHLKTNNAVS